attcttgtttctttttacttcAACAACCCCCTtcgtttatttgatttttcatattcgaaaaattatctttttgcTCTCTATCTTGATGAACAATATATCCATATTGGCCTGCTCTTTATACTGTTACAATTTATCGATTAAGAATAAtctatgtttctttttctttattttaagtctaattttcaattttatcccCTAGAGTATTTCAAAACGgtacaatttttattctttgagttttttgagtaattttcttttgatgtaATCTCAATCTTTTTAAGATGTAACATTTCTTCTCTAGaggtttgaattttatttcaattttgtcaatttattttagaacttatacccttttaattttatttttgcacTAAAACCCTATCATATATTTTGATCAGTATATATGAtgttaatatatgtgtatTAAATTATCTAGGGTATTCAAAGCCACTAGTCAGTAAAGTGAACTTATCACCTCCGGAAGAGGCAGGTTTAGAGAGAATCGAATTCAGAAAGTATTTTTCGATTTCTTCGGAAGGTTTTAAACGTGTTATAGTCTATCTATGTCTTCTTAATGATGCTTCAGGTAAGCTCGATACATAAATCTTGTTTgtgtttaaaatacattttttagaaCTTTAGAAACACAATCCAAATATGTcctatcttcttctttgaagTTTCACATGGAATCTCGAATCATATTACACGTATTTttaatgatttgtttttatgtaTCTGTATAGTTCTTGTCACActaacaaattcaaaagttaGATTTGTTGCTGCACTCGATTATGAGATCATTCTTAACAAAAAGGTAAATATATtgttcataaaatttgaaatgaattattattatcaaagtGATCATCAATAACATTTGATTTTGCAGGATGGAGAATGTGAGATTGTAGGTTATAAAGGagaatttcaaattgatttcaaACTGAGTCTCTTCCCCATGGGATTTATCCTTAATTTGACAAGAGACGTACctaagatatttttttctatcacAAAATCTCATGTTGTCATGACTTTCCCAGCTTTTACACCTTTTAGCCAATATATGCTTTACTTTCCTCAAATCCAATAATTTGGTGATAgtgtaaattttgatataaatatgtaaatatatcAAAGGTTCTATGGACGACTCTATTcgaaatctaattttaaatctaaaatcttatttttaccATGATTTTATAAGCTTTATTTTCgtaaaatttcacttttgagtttttgttaaaataattatggttAAATTATCGCTCAAAGAGATTAAACTTATGGAATTATTATGAATGTAACTAAAAAAACTGGTTCTAATTATGGAAATGAAAAACTCAAATGGGTTGGCTCTCATTGTAGATGTCAAACACCTTGATTTTAGTTAACCAAACACTTACAATTCATATCCACACAAAGTCCAAATATGTTactaatcaatttttttaaaaaggatatTATTCAAACTATTTCTACAACCaaataaatcattattttGAGATATCATTCTCTCATTTGTCTCAATTTAagtagattattttttatgtttagcttaatatatataacttatatTAACCCTCTTTAACTTCTCCAAATATAATGAACCTTTTGACACATTTTCTCCTTTGAGTGAGACTTGTTCATCGATGTTATCCAACTATTTTCAATCTACAATGAAGTTGATACAAGTAATGAAGTTGATAAAAGTCATGAAGTTGTATACTTTGTTATGATAACTTCAATAGGTTCAAAAGTCACTTTGTTAGTTCTTTCATTTGAAGATAGACCTCTGACTGAAGAGGTATGTTCTATCAAGAaggataataattaaagacaTCGGAATTAGAATTCCAATAATACTTGCTTGaatagaaataacaaaatgtaaTTCATAAGAGAAATTGTATCATATAGTCCACAAAATCTCAACTACAAGACTACTACATGAAATgtctataaataaaagaccgaatatgtttataaacacttagaaaaaatcaatccaactCTTGCAACGCTGGAAAACGGACCATCAAAAAATGAGGATGGACATGAAAAGGAAATTTGATTATTGCATAAgaatcatttgatttgaagaaCCATACCCTTCGAGCTTCATAAGGGAAATTGAGGAAAAATGAGGATGGATGAAGAGGCATATGCATTTCACTCACAACTTGTCTATCACCTAAAATCAAACACTCTCCATTCTGCACACAAACATATTTTTTGTCTAAcgattacttttctttttctaaactgTTAGTTAGTACACCAAGACATCTCAATGAattctaattttctatttgattattaagctccttaattttttttaagtttgattttagttaattagttctgaaattttaaaacatagttATAATTTTACTCTTAGAGATTGAtttcaagatttgaaataattatgaagtggcattttaaattaattttaatacgatgaaaaaatagtgaaaCTTAATTAtgctttaatttgtttaaattattttaagttaattagtagtgaaaaaaaatcaagagttAAAGTCTTTACACTGTCAAGGAAcctaattgaaataattttaaaaaaatttcaaccttaTCTACAAATAACACAGTatgcatacatacatacatatatatatattaaataatgatttttttaatataaagtttatagaACACATACCTCTTCAGTAATAATAACTTCGTGAAATGGATTAAGAACAGAGAATGAGACTTTTGAACCCACAGAAGTAATCAAAACtgagagaaatgaaagaacCTAAGATTagtagattatatatatataaattaaagcaCTTTTTCAGtttaaagtaaattatatgaaaaaaaaagcatttaatTACTTGTATCAACTTCATTGTAAtcataaaatgttgttataataTCTCTAAACAAATCTGACTCAATGGAGAAACTCTTTGCATCAAAGTCAATTTCTCCAGCAGACCAATCTTCCATAGGCACTTCGAATCTCATTTTACGACGCATTGGTACTGGTGAATGcccttaaaaattaatatattaaacatagtCAATGCATGTTAATTCATAAAGAAATTCCCATAAAATGAATGAACCAAACCGATcaagaaatgacaaaaatgCATGAAGAAAAGggtattatatataataataatgtatatacTAACTTGAAGGCTCAAATGCAAGACATATAATATTCTGTTCTTCTTGAAGATGGATTCTCAATGAGGAATAGGTTTGACCTCTTGCCAAAGCAGTGTGCAAGGACAGGAGGGAAACCCTTAAAATGTGATCCCGGCCAACGAAATACTCGGCGAACAACGGTTCCGGTATAAACAACATTGCAAAGAAGAAAGGGTGTTGGTACCGAGCAATTATTGAGAACGTCGACAGCGAGAATTTCAGGCAGATTTTGTCGTTTACGATATCGGTGAAGAGGGAGATTGCATCCAAGAGAGGATCAAGTTTGTCAATCTTGATAGAGAacatggtggtggtggtgagaAAATGGCAAGAAAGGGAGTAGTGAAGTTTTGgtgtttcaatttcttttttctcagtTTAAACAACTTGTTTTCCACATTGAATTGGTCTTTTATACATAATATACAGCTCTTTggaattaattattattttgaattacttcactccttttttatattattgtttaattaaattaattaagctaAACCTAAATTCCACTTAAGACAATGATAGGATATCTAAGAAAACAATGGTTTATTTAGTTgtaaaatagttttgtttaagTTGTGATGTTTGGGTGCATCTCTTTAGTACTCGATCCATAAAAATTATATGCTTTCTATCAAGCGTGTCTGACGGAAATGCTTTAACATGTgagatttctttcttttgattgtTATTGTCTTGATGTTGTTTTTGCAGTGttagttaaaattattttttttaacaaaatgcTACTTGAGTTATGTTCGTTTTGACTttgaagtatttaatttttagaagaattgttaaaagtgacaaatttgacaaaatatttacattatacaataaaatttcagATTATATCTATGATTATCATTAAAAGACACACTAATATatgacaaatttgacaaaatatttacataatacaataaaatttcagATTGTATCCatgattattattgatagacactaTTATGCATCTATCAAgttctcttgttttttttttttaatttaatttttatgttgaattctttttaatatcattAACATTATTAAACTGCTAATTTTGCTAggaattataaataatttatacaataattaactttaattttcaagtgtTAAAGAAATTATCATGGTGAATTAAGAAAACCTCCCATtgaattagaatttaaaaatgtaatggtTGGATTTGTGTGAGTAATAATTATCATGGTTGAATTAAGAAAACCTCCCATTGCTTTCTAAGTATATATACTTGATTAACAGAGGTAGAAGAATGTTACAATTAcgaatagttttctttttcttcatttttaatttctttagaCGTTAAAGCTGCATAAGCAGAAAGAAACACATAAACATATCAACGCCTTCAAGAATATAAGTTTGGCAAAAAGGAAGAGTACTGACAGTATAATATATTGTCATGACAAATAGGGTATGGgattattatatgtatatattgatgatttaaatCAAAAGTATTACATTTTTGACAAACTACTCAGGGAATAGGAAAGTAGATGGAAAATCGAGCAAAGAGTCCAACAGGAGCAATGATGAAAGAACCAAGTTTATCAACTGACTTGAAAAACCATACTCTTTTTGCTTCAAAACTGATATTATTGTAAACATGAAATGGATAAGTAGGGATTAGAAATTCAGTTTCTCCTTCAACTATGCATTGATCTCCTGCTCCCTGCATCATCACATTCAACCAACCAATCACTTTCTTAACTtataaacatttgattttttaatcaaaatttttaaggaaaaaatgtTCTTGAAAACTATGGATTCATTCGATACGAAAAATGATTATTCAATAATAGAATATGAGAATAAATTTAGGAGAATACCTCTTTAGGAAAAATGAACTCCCTAACTTCATTAGAGAACTTGACGTCTGAATGTCTTGGAGTAACACTTACTGTAAAATACATCAAATTATTAGgaaaaaaacttacaaatcATATTCTTTCAATCAAGTAATATGAGagaattaaacaataaaaagaaaaaaaaaagatgaattatatgtgtgtgtgtatatataattaccaAAGTAATCCCGACACTTGTTTATAATGCGTCTAAATTGCAACGAATCAATTGAAACAAAGGTTTCCAAATCAACGTTTCCCAAATTCTCTTTGACTGCATACACCTTTCCAAATTTACGAATTAAGGGTGGCTCAGAccctaaaaaaaagtaaaacaagaTTGATTATTCTTGGATTTCTTGAAAGAATTAATGAgagaagatatatatatatatatacagtgaaagaaaatgaagcaaTTAAAGAATGATGAGAATTAAAATACTAACTTGGAGGGTACAATTTGAGGACTAAGTGATCAAGAGgttgaagaacaaagaaagaaagtgaagTAAATTTGGATTCTTTCATGCGTTTGAGGGTATTGAATAATGGTTGAGTGAGGGTTTTTGAAGAGTGGGTTTTGTTGGAGGCGAAGTGATTGAAGAATCGAGGCGTCATTTGAAAGGATACGTTCAAGTCAAGTTCATGGTGAAGAACAATTAGGGATAACATTGATGGAGAACATTGGATGATAGTGTTTTCACTACATCGAGATAGAATACGCATTGCATCTAAAAGAGGATCCAAGTTCTCAAGTCTAAACATCAACATTGTGGTTGTAAATGGGAGAAATATGGTGGgaatggatatatatatatatagggttaagaaagttataaatattttgtaaatatttttcataaatttttatttatctacaATAATTCTCCAATTTTCCAGATTGATGAAAAGTCTtccaattcatttattttaatttaaattcatcCTTCAAATGATTTGCTTATTTTATGCATGAATtagaactttttttatatatagaaaaatattcttCTTTACATCTTacctaaaattattaatataatcttCGAATATCATATCAACAATGCTTGTAGTAATATCTTTAGGCAGCTTAAGTTGGAAAActttagttgtttttttaacttattcttatataattataatgacTGTAGTCTTTGAAGAGGATATGTCTCATTGCAATAACCCCAATTTGGCAATAGACAATATTGCAAGAATAGTGAAAACATAttctaaaagtttaattttggttttctattATTCCAATTTTTCCCAATTTGGCGTAGCAATATgtgtaatttatattttatatcgGATATAGTTAATTAGCAAGTGGTAATTTAGAACAGAGGttctttaattagtttattgcAATATTTTAACTATCTGGCTAAGAAGTAAGAAATCTTTTCTATGGTCTCTTTCTTATACTTTTATCTATCGATGAAGCCCCTTTGgagtatttttttcatataaaaaaattgagatccATAATagaaatgattataaatacaaattgtaaatattacGCAATTACTCAAGTCAAGAAATGGCTTTATCGAACGAcgaaagtaaataaataaaaaatcactttttctcttaaaatttgaagtaattaaACAGTAATTAATGATTACAAAGGGCAATTGATGTTATTTAGTAATGCAAAGATTATAATGTTATTTACAAGTGTGTAATTTGCCCATACTCTATTTTATAGCTATTTAATGTTATCTCCCACATTAACCAAGTTTAGTTTGAATAAAGTATGGAGAAGGAGATTTTGATCATCAGTTGATCCATTCGTTAGAAATTTggaatcatatatatatagttgaacaGAAATAatgccaaaagaaaatatgatacCAACTATTATTAATACTTTTGAATGTTTACTAGAGGAAcagaaaagaaagtgaaaatgatattaatgGTTTTTGTAGAGTACTACTAAGTAGGGTTTTAGGAGAATTGAATGCTAATTTGCCATTGTTATTATTGGCTACAGATTTAGACAAAATAGGAAGTAATCTCAGAATGAAGATTAACAGGAGAAACCATTGCCATGCAATTACTCAAACTTGGTCTAAAGAACCAAACCCTTTTTGTTGAGAAGCTATCGAAGAACGGAACCGGCCTGAAAGTGATtgtaaatttcatttcatctttcacttttttaatgCCTCCGATTATACAATTCCTAGACTGCAAAATTCACCACAAGAAACCCAATaacttaattcaattttaatcaatagaagttagaagaagaaaagaaaaagaaaaagaaaaacatacttGTTTAGTAAATCCAATATTCAACAATTTACTAG
This DNA window, taken from Cucumis sativus cultivar 9930 chromosome 6, Cucumber_9930_V3, whole genome shotgun sequence, encodes the following:
- the LOC116404776 gene encoding uncharacterized protein LOC116404776; the protein is MRILSRCSENTIIQCSPSMLSLIVLHHELDLNVSFQMTPRFFNHFASNKTHSSKTLTQPLFNTLKRMKESKFTSLSFFVLQPLDHLVLKLYPPRSEPPLIRKFGKVYAVKENLGNVDLETFVSIDSLQFRRIINKCRDYFVSVTPRHSDVKFSNEVREFIFPKEGAGDQCIVEGETEFLIPTYPFHVYNNISFEAKRVWFFKSVDKLGSFIIAPVGLFARFSIYFPIP